From the genome of Cherax quadricarinatus isolate ZL_2023a chromosome 54, ASM3850222v1, whole genome shotgun sequence, one region includes:
- the LOC128699149 gene encoding ficolin-1 encodes MLRAAVTVLGVMMVCMAQVNHAARTNPAISRAATIPQTAADAQQNTIENTLDTILRTMRNDHRKLESSVQEVKQELSELREETDLILGKMYKPSCQEVAEDLHSNAPGSTNEATVGVYTIKPPKYKPTLVRCELSRGAVGWTVILSRSNGRERFNRTYREYQDGFGDPSEEYWIGNDLLHRLTTWRPHQLRVALEDFNGQKAWAQYKVFRVGGPEENYKLTVDQFEADSNAGDGLKIHNGMKFSTYDKDDDTNKDGNCSQLLGGYGGWWYSNCYHVLPTGRYRSVGGNEYGGVAWHPWRDVKHSIKAMTLLIRAH; translated from the exons ATGCTGAGAGCAGCTGTGACTGTGTTAGGGGTGATGATGGTTTGCATGGCTCAGGTGAACCATGCAGCCAGAACAAACCCAGCCATCTCAAGGGCAGCCACTATTCCCCAGACAGCTGCTGATGCTCAACAAAACACG ATTGAGAACACACTTGACACCATCTTGAGGACCATGAGGAATGACCATAGGAAGCTGGAGTCTTCAGTTCAAGAAGTGAAGCAAGAGTTAAGTGAACTCCGTGAAGAAACTGATCTTATCCTGGGCAAGATGTACAAGCCATCATGCCAGGAGGTAGCCGAGGACCTGCACAGTAACGCCCCAGGCAGCACTAACGAGGCCACAGTGGGTGTATACACCATCAAGCCGCCCAAATACAAGCCAACGCTG GTGCGTTGTGAGCTGAGCCGTGGAGCCGTAGGGTGGACAGTCATTCTTTCCAGGTCAAACGGACGCGAGAGGTTCAATCGCACATACCGCGAGTACCAGGATGGATTTGGTGATCCCTCTGAGGAGTACTGGATAG GTAACGACCTTCTCCATCGTTTAACCACCTGGCGTCCTCACCAGCTCAGAGTGGCATTAGAGGACTTTAACGGACAAAAAGCATGGGCACAATACAAGGTCTTCAG agTGGGTGGACCTGAGGAGAACTACAAACTCACAGTGGACCAATTTGAGGCTGACAGCAATGCAGGAGACGGTCTCAAGATTCACAATGGTATGAAATTCTCCACCTACGACAAGGACGACGATACTAACAAGG ATGGCAATTGTTCTCAACTGCTGGGTGGCTACGGAGGatggtggtacagtaactgttaTCATGTTCTTCCCACTGGCCGGTACCGCTCAGTGGGAGGTAATGAGTATGGTGGTGTGGCCTGGCATCCTTGGAGAGACGTCAAACACTCCATCAAAGCTATGACACTTCTTATCAGGGCTCATTAA